The region TTTGGGGGTCAGGGAGGCGTGGCTTTTTTTCATCCCGATTCGCTTCAGTTGAGTGCCTTTAATCCGGAGGTTGAAATTTCAGGTGCCACTGTATATGGGTCTCGCGGCAAGAGAGAGGTTCCTGTATATTCTGGTGCAACACTTGATTTGAGTGTCTCCGATTTCCTGGTGAATATATATTTTAGCTCACTTGATTTAACAGCTCCGCAAAAAATTGAATATCGATACAGAGTGAATGATTCTGATTGGCTTTCAATAGGAAACCAGAATTATGCTTCATTTAGTAATCTTCAGCCCGGTAAATATAGAATTGCTGTAAATGGTACAAATGCTGACCGAATTTGGAGCTCAAATATCGCATACCTCAATATTAAAGTACCCCGGCCATGGTATGCAACATGGTGGGCTTATTCTTTTTATACTGTGCTGTTTTTAGGTGCTTTATTGTTCGGTATTGAAACTCGTACGCGCCGTTTACGTCTCACAAATCAGGTTTTAAGAGATAAGGAAGCCTCTGCAAAACAGGTAGCCAGGCAAAACGACCGGTTAACAATTTTGCACAAGAACGTAACTGAAAGTATGAACTATGCCAGTCGCATCCAGCAAGCACTCTTTCCGGCAAATAACTCATTTAAAAGGGTAATCCCAAACTCTTTTGTTATGCACCGACCCAAAGATATCATTAGTGGTGATTTCTACTGGTATACTGAAGTGGGAGCAAAAATATGTGTTGCGGCTGTCGACTGTACAGGCCATGGTGTACCCGGAGCATTAATGTCTGTAATTGCAGTAGAGTTACTTAAGAAAACTGTAGTGCAAAACGGACATGAGAAGCCTTCTGATATTCTTGAAAAAATGGAATATCAGCTTTATGAACTTTTTATTACAGAAAACGAAGAGGAGAAAAATATTTCTGACGGTATGGATATGGGCTTATGTATGATTGATCGCGAAACTATGACACTTGAGTTTGCCGGTGCGATGAATTCGCTCTATAATGTGAAAAATGGAGAGCTAAAAGAGATTAAAGGTGACCGGGTTCCTGTTGGTATGGGAAGGGCATTGGGTAAGCATGAATACACCAATCATTACCTCGAGTTTTCTGATGAAGATATATTCTATATGGCTTCAGATGGCTATGCCGATCAATTTGGGGGGTCACAAAATAAAAAGTATAAACAACGTAGATTCAGGAATTTCTTACTTTCTATTGCTCAACATGATATGGATATGCAGCATTTGTTACTTGAAAACAATTTTGATAAATGGCGCGGTGCAAATGAGCAGGTAGATGATGTAATGGTGATGGGATTTAAGACCCAGTTTGAATAGAAAACATATTCATATATAGTGAAAATAAAAAAGCGGCTCTCTGGCCGCTTTTTTATTTTTAGCTTATGTATTTACTCTGAGTAATCCATAGAAGCCATGCGTTTATATGATTTATAACGCCATTGGCTGTTTTCCTGAGCATTCTTGAAGAGTTCTTTTGCCTCTTGTGGGAAGCTTTTCATCAGTGAAGTATAGCGAACCTCTGATTTCAGGAAGTCCTGGAATAGATCCCAGTTTGGCTCTTTAGAGTCCAGTTGGAATGGGTTCTTTCCTTCGGCTTCTAGCATTGGATTGTAACGGAAAAGGTGCCAGTATCCACAAGAAACCGCATCTTTCTGTTCTGCCTGGGTCTTACTCATACCATTACGCAGACCGTGTGCAATACATGGCGAGTATGCAATGATAATTGATGGACCTGGATATGCCTCTGCCTCTTTTACAGCTTTTAGATACTGTGCAGGATTTGCTCCCATAGCCACTTGGGCTACATACACATATCCGTAAGTCATGGCCATCATACCGAGGTCTTTTTTGCGGATTTTTTTACCGCTGGCAGCAAATTTTGCTACTGCACCTACTGGTGTAGATTTAGATGATTGCCCACCTGTGTTAGAATAAACCTCTGTGTCAAGTACCAAAAGATTTACGTCTTCACCTGAGGCTATTACGTGATCTAAACCACCATAACCAATATCGTAAGCCCATCCGTCACCACCGATAATCCAAACTGATTTTTTAATCAGGTAATCTTTAAGTGACAGTATATCTTTTGCTACGGGATGCTTCTCATTTTGAAGAGCCTCTACAACAGCTTTTGATGCTTCTTTAGATTTGTCAGCATCTTCTCTGCTTTCAATCCATTGTTCGAAAGCGGCTTTTGTTTCAGCACCAACATCATTCATTGCCTTGGTCATTTGGTTGGCCATGCGCTTGCGCAGGTTTTGTACACCTAGTGCCATTCCAAATCCGTATTCTGCATTGTCTTCGAAAAGTGAGTTGGCCCATGCGGGTCCTTTACCTTCGTGATTTTTACGGTAAGGTGTAGATGGTGCCGAACCTCCGTAAATTGAAGAACAACCTGTAGCATTGGCTACCATCATGCGGTCTCCATAAAGCTGAGTGATGGTCTTAATATATGGGGTTTCACCGCAACCGGCACATGCTCCTGAGAACTCAAAGAGTGGTTGTGCAAATTGTGCATTCTTAACATTTTGCTTTTTATTGAAACGGTCCTCTTTGATGGTAACTTTATTGAACATGTAGTCCCAACGTTCGATCTCATCTTTTTGAGTATCGAGGGGCTTCATAACAAGTGCTTTTGTTTTCGATGGACAAACATCTTCACAAACACCGCAGCCTGTACAATCTAGAGGTGTAACCTGTATGCGGTAGTGCAGGCCTTCAAGTCCTTTACCAACAGCTTTTTTAGCTTCTGTACCTTCAGGTGCATTAGCCAGTTCGTCGTCTGTAAGCAAGAATGGACGAATTGCTGCATGTGGACAAGCATTGGCGCAAAGGTTACATTGGATACAATTATCCATTTGCCATTCAGGAACTGTTACGGCAATACCACGTTTCTCATATTCTGTCGTTCCGGCAGGGAATGTACCATCTTCGCGACCGACAAATGCACTAACAGGCAGGTCATCACCTTTGAGCAGGTTCATTGGTTCTGCTACGTTTTTAACAAAATCAGGTATATTTCTGTCGTCTTTGCTCTTGTCATCAGCTGAAAGCTTAGCCCAATCTGCTGGAATTTCAACTTTATGTACTTTTTCTCCACCCTGGTCAACAGCTGCGTTGTTCATATTGACAATTTCATCTCCCTTACGGGCAAATGATTTGACAATGAAGTTTTTCATTTCTTCTACAGCCTTGTCGTAAGGTATTACTTCTGAAATTTTAAAGAACGCCGATTGCATAATGGTGTTGGTTCTGTTACCAAGGCCAATTTCTTCTGCAATTTTTGTGGCGTTAATTATATAGAATTTAATATCGTTCTCTGCCAGATATTTTTTCACGCTATTGGGCAGGCGTTTTTTGGTTTCCTCTTCATCCCAAATTGAGTTGAGCAAGAATGTACCACCTTTTTTAAGTCCTTTGAGCATGTCATAGCTGTCAAGGTATGCTGGTACGTGACAAGCTACAAAATCAGGTGCGTTTACAAGGTAAGGCGAACGAATTGGTTTGTCACCAAAACGAAGGTGTGAAGTTGTAACACCACCAGATTTTTTGGAATCATAAGAGAAGTATGCCTGACAGAATTTATCAGTCGTTTCTCCAATAATTTTAATAGAGTTTTTGTTGGCTCCCACAGTACCGTCAGATCCAATTCCGTAGAATTTTGCTGAATAGGTTCCTTCGGGTGACACATTGATGTCTTTACCAACTTCAAGAGAATGATTGGTTACGTCATCAACAATACCTATAGTAAAGTAATTTTTAGACTCTTTTTTCTGGAGGTTTTCAAATACACTGAAAATTTGTGCTGGTGTAGTATCTTTTGAAGATAAGCCGTAGCGACCACCAATAATTTTAGGTGCGTTAGCCTCATCTTTAAACAATTCTACTATGTCGAGGTAAAGCGGTTCTCCGTGCGCCCCAGGCTCTTTGGTACGGTCCATCACTGCAATATTTTTTACAGATTTTGGAAGTGCCTTGAAGAAATATTTTGCTGAGAATGGACGATAAAGATGTACACTCATCATACCGACTTTTTCGCCTTTAGCCACTTTATAGTCGATCACCTCTTTTATGGTATCTGTTACAGAACCCATTGCTATAATGATATCTTCTGCATCATCAGCACCATAATACGTAAATGGATGATATTCGCGACCAGTTGTTTTCTTAATTTCCTGCATGTATTCTTCAACAATGTCAGGAAGCTGATCGTAAAATGGATTGGCTACTTCGCGTGTTTGGAAATAAATATCTGGGTTTTGAGCTGTA is a window of Salinivirga cyanobacteriivorans DNA encoding:
- the nifJ gene encoding pyruvate:ferredoxin (flavodoxin) oxidoreductase; this translates as MAKKNFITCDGNYAASHVAYMFSEVAAIYPITPSSTMAEYIDEWAAFGRKNIFGEQVEVAELQSEGGASGAVHGSLQGGALTSTFTASQGLLLMIPNMYKIAGELLPGVFHVSARSLAAQALSIFGDHSDVMATRQTGFALLATGSIQEIMDLAPIAHLASIKSRVPFLHFFDGFRNSHEIQKVEAPTTEEMAKLVDQEALQRFRDNALNPEHPVTRGTAQNPDIYFQTREVANPFYDQLPDIVEEYMQEIKKTTGREYHPFTYYGADDAEDIIIAMGSVTDTIKEVIDYKVAKGEKVGMMSVHLYRPFSAKYFFKALPKSVKNIAVMDRTKEPGAHGEPLYLDIVELFKDEANAPKIIGGRYGLSSKDTTPAQIFSVFENLQKKESKNYFTIGIVDDVTNHSLEVGKDINVSPEGTYSAKFYGIGSDGTVGANKNSIKIIGETTDKFCQAYFSYDSKKSGGVTTSHLRFGDKPIRSPYLVNAPDFVACHVPAYLDSYDMLKGLKKGGTFLLNSIWDEEETKKRLPNSVKKYLAENDIKFYIINATKIAEEIGLGNRTNTIMQSAFFKISEVIPYDKAVEEMKNFIVKSFARKGDEIVNMNNAAVDQGGEKVHKVEIPADWAKLSADDKSKDDRNIPDFVKNVAEPMNLLKGDDLPVSAFVGREDGTFPAGTTEYEKRGIAVTVPEWQMDNCIQCNLCANACPHAAIRPFLLTDDELANAPEGTEAKKAVGKGLEGLHYRIQVTPLDCTGCGVCEDVCPSKTKALVMKPLDTQKDEIERWDYMFNKVTIKEDRFNKKQNVKNAQFAQPLFEFSGACAGCGETPYIKTITQLYGDRMMVANATGCSSIYGGSAPSTPYRKNHEGKGPAWANSLFEDNAEYGFGMALGVQNLRKRMANQMTKAMNDVGAETKAAFEQWIESREDADKSKEASKAVVEALQNEKHPVAKDILSLKDYLIKKSVWIIGGDGWAYDIGYGGLDHVIASGEDVNLLVLDTEVYSNTGGQSSKSTPVGAVAKFAASGKKIRKKDLGMMAMTYGYVYVAQVAMGANPAQYLKAVKEAEAYPGPSIIIAYSPCIAHGLRNGMSKTQAEQKDAVSCGYWHLFRYNPMLEAEGKNPFQLDSKEPNWDLFQDFLKSEVRYTSLMKSFPQEAKELFKNAQENSQWRYKSYKRMASMDYSE